A segment of the Desulfovibrio sp. genome:
GTCTTTGATCTGGAGTTTCCGGAAAATGGTGGTCCTGTTCACTCCGAACAGCTTGGCCACCTTGCTGACCGACCCGTGGGTGTCGAGCGCATCCTGGATGAGACCCCGTTCTATGTCCGCCATGATCTCCTTGAGCGGCTTGCCCGAGGCGGTGTCTATGTGGCAGGCCAGGGAAGCTGCCAAAACCATGGGCTTCTGCTCGTCGAGCATGGCCCCGGGCAGGTCGCTCAATTCAACCGCCTCCCGTTCGCAGGTGATCACCAGGCTCTGGACCATGTTCTCCAGTTCGCGGACGTTTCCCGGCCAACGATAGGCCTTCATGGCCTCTTCCACCATGGGCGAAAAGAATCTGCGCTTGCGATATCTTGTGGCGTATTTCTCCAGAAAATGCCTGGCCAGAGGCAGGATGTCCTCCGGCCTCTCCCGCAGAGAAGGAATGTTGATAACGGCCACGCGAAGCCTGTAGTAGAGGTCGCTTCGGAAGTTTCCGCGCTTCACCTCCTCGGCCAGATCGCGGTTGGTGGCGGCAATGATGCGCACATCCACCTTCTTGGACTGTGTGGAGCCCACCCGGACCACTTCCTGGTCCTGCAAAACCCGCAAAAGCTTTGACTGCATGATCTGGGGCAATTCGCCGATCTCATCCAGGAAGATAGTCCCCTTGTCCGCCATTTCGAAGAAGCCGATCTTGCCCTTGGTGAGAGCTCCGGAGAACGCGCCGGGGGCATAGCCGAACAGCTCGGATTCAATGAGGTTTTCCGGGATGGACGCGCAGTCGACCTTGAAAAAAGGCCTGTCGTGGCGCGTGCTCTGTTCGTGGATGTTCCGAGACAGCACGTCCTTGCCCACGCCGGTTTCGCCCAGGAGAAGCACCGTAGCGTCGGTCGGGGCGATACGCTGGAGCTGCTCGACGACCCGGGTCATCTCCTTGCTGGTGAGGATGAGCGGGCAGCGCTGAGTCTTCTGCTTGTTCAGGTAATCGAAGTTTTTGTGATACTTTTCGATAAGTTCGCGCTGCTCGGCGATCTGATCCTTCATCTGGGACATGATGGTGATATCCCGGGCGTAGGTGACCACCAACGCCACCTCCCCCTTGTCGTCGAAGATGGGGTATCCGCTCAAGACCATGCGCCGCCCGTGCATATTGGTCTGCACCCGCGTCACTGGCTTCCCGGTCTCCACTATCTCCGGATTCAGGGCTATGTTGTAGACTCCCCTTTCCTTCAGCTCCCGAACATTCAGTCCCAGCAGTTCCTCGCGCTTGAGCCCCGTAAGCCGCTCGTACATGGTGTTGACCCTAAGGGACGTGCCGGATTTGTCCGTGATGTAGACACCATCCGAGAGTGTGTCCAAAATGCTGTCCAAATAGCCACAGAGCATGGACGCTGTCTGATCACCATTGTTCATCGCGCGCACCCCTTTGGGCGGTATGGTATACCTGTAAAAGCCGGCGGTCTGCACCGGCACATGCAAAGCTCGTGCGTTTCAAGCCGGATTCAGCACACGGCTTACGGGTTTGACTTAAATATAAATCCTGTATAATCAGGGAATTAGCAAAAGCAGCCTGTTTTCCCCGACCCCCAGCCTTTCTGCGTATGAATATCGCAAATATCGTCGTTGCAAATTCGCACCACAGTTGCATTATCGCAACGCTATTCGAGAGACAACACCCTGGCTTGTGAATTTTGTGTCATTAAGAATAATACCTATTATCCAGAGTTGCAATTCTGCACCACCGGTGCGCCGGGTTTCTTCCCGATTCCTTAACACGAAGAGGGAACTGCCGGACAACCCAGCAATCAAGCCCTTCTGCGCCGGTACAGGCAACGTAAACAGGTTGGTACCGGTTTTGCTCTTATACTTTCCGCCAAGACCAGCCCGACGTTCCGCGCAGCTTAAGCTGAGGTCTGGCGCAACTTTACAGGGCTTTAACAGGAGGAACATCCTGAAACAGTGGGGATAGGACGATCCGGACCGCACCGGCCGCAAGCCGGGCGCCGGAGGGGCCTGAAACGCTTCAGGCCTTGCCGTGCAACCGAAGGAGGGAACAATGAAAGTGTTTCGACGCATCTTCGGATTTTTAGCTCTGCTAACGCTTTTCGCCGCCAGCCAGGCCTTGGCTGAAAAATTCGTGGTCGGCTACCAGCCCTATGACACCATCTCCTACCAAGCCATCATCAACTCCGAACTGGGCCTTTGGAAGAAGTACGTCCCCCAGGGCACTGAAATCGAATTCCAGGGTGCCCTGCAAGGCACTGTCGTGGCCAACAACATGTTGGCCGACAAAGCCCACATCGGCTACATGAGCGTGATGCCCGCAACCATCCTCTGCTCCAAACCCGAGCAGGCGGAAATAAAGATGGTGGCCACCGCTGGCATGTCCGAAGGAACCCGCTGTTCGCTGGTCCTGGTCAAAAAGGACGCCCCCCAGTTTAAAAGTAACGAGGAACTGGCCCGCTGGCTCGACGGCAAGGTCATCGCCGCTCCCAAAGGCAGCGCTTCGGACCAATACCTGCTCAAATTCTTTGAAAAGTATAACGTCAAACCCGCCGAATACCTGAACCAGTCCATCGAAGTCATCGGTACCAACTTCCGCATCGGCAAGCTCGACGCGGCCTCCCTGTGGGAGCCCACGCTTTCGCGCATCGCCTCCGATGTGGGCGAAGGCGTGTCCCGCATCGTGGCCGACGGCCGGGCCTGCGACAACCCGGACCTGGGCATGGTGGTCATGCGCAAGGATTTCATGGACAAGTATCCTGAAGTGGCCAAGGGCTACCTGCGCGCCGAACTGGAAGCCCAGCGTTACCTGCTCGATCCCAAGAACTGGTCCAGTGTTATCGATATGGTGTCCAAGCACGCCACCGGCGTTCCCAAGAAGGTGCTCTGGTACTCCATCTACGGCCAGGTTCCCGCAGACTCCAAGAACCCCGTTCGCGAGTGGAAGTCCTTCTACTTCAACGAAGCGGAAAAGAAGAACATCGCCGAAGTGGCCCCGTTCCTCTTGAAGGACAAGAGAATCAAGGACGTTCCCAAGCCCGGCACCGTGGACGACTCCATGGCCCGCCAGGTGTTCAAGGACGCCGGCTACACCCCGGTGAGCGACAAGGTCACCTTGGGCGAGATCAAGGGCGCACCCGCCAGCGCTTGCCCCTTCAAGGATTAGGACACGCCCCCCGGGCCGACCCACACGGCCCGTCCGTCCCCAGGCGCGCGGCGCTCGCCGCGCGCCCTTCCGGGGAGGGCGACCGGCCAAGCGGACGAAGTATGTCTTCGCTTGCTTGAGGCCCTGGCAACAGCCCCCGCAAAGACGACACTGCGGGAAACGACAAGGTGGAGGCCTTTCCGTGACTAACGCAGAAGCGACAACGGCGAACCAGGGCAATGCCCCGACCTCCTGGCAGATCACCCTGTTCAGCCTCAGACAGTGGCTAAAAAGCACTGGACCGTATCTGAACCTCGCGGGCATCGTGGGATTCATCATCCTCTGGTATCTTTTCACCGAGAAGTTCAAGCTCCCGTGGTTCAACAAGCTGCCCGGCCCCTTGATGGTCTACAGGGAATGGGTATCCCCGGACCCGTCCTACGGGATATCCATCTATACGCCTGAGTATTACCATCACATACTGATCAGCATCTGGCGCGTGATCCAGGCATTCCTGCTGGCCACAATCCTGGGCGTGCCCATCGGGCTCTTCATGGGGTGGAAGAAGGTCTTCAAGGACTACACCTTCCCCTTGCTCGAGACCCTGCGCCCCATCCCCATGCTGGCCTGGGTGCCGCTGTCCATACTCATGTGGCCAGGCCGGGAAGCCTCAATCATCTTTCTGACCTTTTTGGGTTCTTTTTTCGCCACGGTGCTCAACACCCTGCTGGGCGTGGAATCCATCGACGAGGTGTACTTCAGGGCCGCAAGTTCGCTTGGCGCCAAATCCAAGCATGTGTTCTTCAAGGTCATCCTGCCGGGATCGCTGCCCTTTATTTTCACCGGCCTGCAAATCAGCATGGGCTACGCCTGGTTCTCGCTTGTGGCCGGTGAAATGCTCTCCGGCGAATACGGCCTTGGCTACCTGATCTGGAACTCGTTCATCATGGTTCAGTACCCGGTCATCGTTATCGCCATGGTTACCCTGGGCGTGATCGGCTGGCTCTCCAGCGCGCTCATCCGCATGGTGGGCGATCGCCTGATGCAATGGAAAGTAAGAGAGGATGCCCGATGAATACTGGCGACGCTTCTTCACCCAAAAGCCGCGGACAGATAAGCATCCGCAACGTCTCCAAGGTGTACGATCCCGACGGCGCGAAAGTACTGGCCGTGGATGACTGCTCCATGGAAATCGAGGCCGGAGAGTTCTGCGTGGTCGTGGGGCCTTCCGGATGCGGCAAGACAACCCTGTTAAACGCCATTGCCGGATTCCATGGCATTACCTCGGGCGAGATACTCCTCGACGGACAGGTGCTTTGCAACGCGGGCAAAAAGGCCGCGCCTGGCTCCGACCGCATAGTGGTTTTCCAGAACGGAGCCCTGTTCCCCTGGTACACTGTGCTCGAAAACGTGACCTTCGGCCCGGTGGTTCAGGGTGGAGTCTCTGACCGGGACGCAAAGGACAAGGCCAGGGAAATGCTTGGCCAGATGGGCCTCCAGGGCATCGAGAACAACTACCCCAGCGAAATATCCTCCGGCATGCGCCGGCGGGTGGAAATCGCCAGGGCCAT
Coding sequences within it:
- a CDS encoding sigma 54-interacting transcriptional regulator codes for the protein MLCGYLDSILDTLSDGVYITDKSGTSLRVNTMYERLTGLKREELLGLNVRELKERGVYNIALNPEIVETGKPVTRVQTNMHGRRMVLSGYPIFDDKGEVALVVTYARDITIMSQMKDQIAEQRELIEKYHKNFDYLNKQKTQRCPLILTSKEMTRVVEQLQRIAPTDATVLLLGETGVGKDVLSRNIHEQSTRHDRPFFKVDCASIPENLIESELFGYAPGAFSGALTKGKIGFFEMADKGTIFLDEIGELPQIMQSKLLRVLQDQEVVRVGSTQSKKVDVRIIAATNRDLAEEVKRGNFRSDLYYRLRVAVINIPSLRERPEDILPLARHFLEKYATRYRKRRFFSPMVEEAMKAYRWPGNVRELENMVQSLVITCEREAVELSDLPGAMLDEQKPMVLAASLACHIDTASGKPLKEIMADIERGLIQDALDTHGSVSKVAKLFGVNRTTIFRKLQIKDPEQPSTQSDSGTSGNESD
- a CDS encoding ABC transporter substrate-binding protein produces the protein MKVFRRIFGFLALLTLFAASQALAEKFVVGYQPYDTISYQAIINSELGLWKKYVPQGTEIEFQGALQGTVVANNMLADKAHIGYMSVMPATILCSKPEQAEIKMVATAGMSEGTRCSLVLVKKDAPQFKSNEELARWLDGKVIAAPKGSASDQYLLKFFEKYNVKPAEYLNQSIEVIGTNFRIGKLDAASLWEPTLSRIASDVGEGVSRIVADGRACDNPDLGMVVMRKDFMDKYPEVAKGYLRAELEAQRYLLDPKNWSSVIDMVSKHATGVPKKVLWYSIYGQVPADSKNPVREWKSFYFNEAEKKNIAEVAPFLLKDKRIKDVPKPGTVDDSMARQVFKDAGYTPVSDKVTLGEIKGAPASACPFKD
- a CDS encoding ABC transporter permease codes for the protein MTNAEATTANQGNAPTSWQITLFSLRQWLKSTGPYLNLAGIVGFIILWYLFTEKFKLPWFNKLPGPLMVYREWVSPDPSYGISIYTPEYYHHILISIWRVIQAFLLATILGVPIGLFMGWKKVFKDYTFPLLETLRPIPMLAWVPLSILMWPGREASIIFLTFLGSFFATVLNTLLGVESIDEVYFRAASSLGAKSKHVFFKVILPGSLPFIFTGLQISMGYAWFSLVAGEMLSGEYGLGYLIWNSFIMVQYPVIVIAMVTLGVIGWLSSALIRMVGDRLMQWKVREDAR
- a CDS encoding ABC transporter ATP-binding protein; its protein translation is MNTGDASSPKSRGQISIRNVSKVYDPDGAKVLAVDDCSMEIEAGEFCVVVGPSGCGKTTLLNAIAGFHGITSGEILLDGQVLCNAGKKAAPGSDRIVVFQNGALFPWYTVLENVTFGPVVQGGVSDRDAKDKAREMLGQMGLQGIENNYPSEISSGMRRRVEIARAMMNDPSVMLLDEPFRAMDALTKTVVHQFLLDVYDKSKKTIFFITHDLEEAIFLGSKVYIMTTRPAQIKTILDVDIPRPRDFRALSSSTYIRLKKECIEAVHEEALKAFTAGEREMA